In Streptomyces sp. DG2A-72, one genomic interval encodes:
- a CDS encoding extracellular solute-binding protein, whose amino-acid sequence MRITTRHAVRTVQTLCVTLTAALVATGCGRSEDSGPGNDAPAEIGAGKAKGTVVMWSLGDPDEDLKELAKKFKQENPDADVKITAVPWDGAHDKLTTAIAGGNTPDMSMVGSTWMAEMAALNGFQATPTSIKSSDFYPGQWDTTKYKNTSYGVPFIADTQAVYYRTDLTAKAGIKGALAGDWDGYLKDLKAIQATAGKENPKLRHASGLVMGFNSWIFWLPMVWQQGSDIYDAKTGKFTFDTPEVAKALENYASVPKQGLAPTDRADNVQAFQDGLTAVYQEGAWAGGTFHKDSPQLDGKWKTMPMPYTKQPAGFAGGTDLAVFKEAKNPDAAWKFAQFLTEPANLATYSKATGSLPPSPQAWTEGKLTEDENLKAFAEQLEVSKAPPAITTWQQIADTIDSELEKLTLGKATVAEVQKTLQSKATSIGTGR is encoded by the coding sequence ATGCGTATCACTACCCGTCACGCTGTCAGAACCGTCCAGACCTTGTGCGTCACCCTCACGGCTGCCCTCGTGGCCACCGGCTGCGGCCGGAGCGAGGATTCCGGCCCCGGCAACGATGCCCCCGCCGAGATCGGCGCGGGCAAGGCCAAGGGGACGGTGGTCATGTGGTCCCTGGGTGACCCCGACGAAGACCTGAAGGAGCTGGCCAAGAAGTTCAAGCAGGAAAACCCGGACGCAGACGTCAAGATCACCGCGGTCCCGTGGGACGGCGCCCACGACAAGCTGACCACCGCGATAGCCGGCGGCAACACACCGGACATGTCCATGGTGGGCAGCACTTGGATGGCCGAGATGGCCGCCTTGAACGGCTTCCAGGCCACCCCGACGTCGATCAAGTCCTCGGACTTCTACCCCGGCCAGTGGGACACCACCAAGTACAAGAACACCTCCTACGGCGTCCCGTTCATCGCCGACACCCAAGCGGTCTACTACCGGACCGATCTCACGGCGAAGGCCGGCATCAAGGGCGCCCTGGCCGGCGACTGGGACGGATACCTGAAGGACCTCAAGGCCATCCAGGCCACCGCCGGCAAGGAGAACCCCAAGCTGCGCCACGCCAGCGGGCTGGTGATGGGCTTCAACTCCTGGATCTTCTGGCTGCCGATGGTCTGGCAGCAGGGCAGTGACATCTACGACGCCAAGACCGGAAAGTTCACCTTCGACACGCCCGAGGTCGCCAAGGCGCTGGAGAACTACGCAAGCGTTCCGAAGCAGGGCCTCGCGCCGACCGACAGGGCGGACAACGTGCAGGCCTTCCAGGACGGGCTGACCGCCGTCTACCAGGAAGGCGCGTGGGCCGGCGGCACCTTCCACAAGGACTCCCCGCAGCTGGACGGCAAGTGGAAGACCATGCCGATGCCGTACACCAAGCAGCCCGCAGGGTTCGCCGGCGGCACCGACCTGGCGGTGTTCAAGGAGGCCAAGAACCCCGACGCGGCATGGAAGTTCGCCCAGTTCCTGACCGAGCCCGCCAATCTGGCGACCTATTCCAAGGCCACCGGCAGCCTGCCTCCTTCGCCCCAGGCGTGGACGGAGGGGAAGCTGACCGAGGACGAGAACTTGAAGGCGTTCGCCGAGCAGCTCGAGGTCAGTAAAGCGCCGCCCGCCATCACGACCTGGCAGCAGATCGCCGACACCATCGACTCCGAACTGGAGAAGCTGACCCTCGGCAAGGCCACCGTCGCCGAGGTGCAGAAGACGCTGCAGTCCAAGGCCACCAGCATCGGCACGGGCCGCTGA
- a CDS encoding carbohydrate ABC transporter permease, with product MSTKTLPERGDTHEQGTARPEQNPGHRRFAVRGTARGRQARAAWMLAAPFLALFAAFMLLPVVWSLLMGLTDTKSADLRTPLNVSFVGFDNYVRLFEDPQFFTALRNTAVFVLVALPLTLAAGLAAAVALDRGIRRFRAVFRVGFYLPVITSIVAVAVVWKTLLEPRAGLVNLVLGWFGIDGPSWLADTRFALPVMIVMAVWRNLGTVMIIMLAGLQSVPQSLIEAAELDGAGPWQRFWSVTFPLLRPALLLTAVTTGIGYLQFFDEPFVMTDGGPLDSTLSATLYAYKQFGNGNYEMASAAGYVIFVLIVALTVLQFRVLRDKD from the coding sequence ATGTCCACGAAAACGCTCCCCGAGCGGGGCGACACCCACGAGCAGGGCACCGCACGGCCGGAACAGAACCCCGGTCACCGGCGCTTCGCGGTCCGGGGCACGGCGCGCGGCAGGCAGGCCCGGGCCGCCTGGATGCTCGCCGCCCCGTTCCTCGCGCTGTTCGCGGCCTTCATGCTGCTGCCGGTGGTGTGGTCGCTGCTGATGGGCCTGACCGACACCAAGAGCGCGGACCTGCGCACACCGCTGAACGTGTCGTTCGTCGGCTTCGACAACTACGTACGCCTCTTTGAGGACCCGCAGTTTTTCACGGCCCTGCGCAACACGGCCGTGTTCGTCCTGGTGGCCCTGCCCCTGACCCTGGCCGCCGGGCTCGCGGCGGCGGTTGCCCTCGACCGGGGTATCCGCCGCTTCCGGGCCGTCTTCCGGGTCGGCTTCTACCTGCCGGTGATCACCAGCATCGTGGCTGTCGCCGTGGTGTGGAAGACGCTCCTCGAACCTCGCGCGGGACTGGTGAACCTCGTCCTGGGCTGGTTCGGGATCGACGGCCCGTCCTGGCTGGCGGACACCCGCTTCGCCCTGCCCGTCATGATCGTGATGGCGGTGTGGCGCAACCTCGGCACCGTCATGATCATCATGCTGGCCGGGCTGCAGTCCGTACCCCAGTCCCTGATAGAAGCGGCCGAACTCGACGGCGCCGGGCCCTGGCAGCGGTTCTGGAGCGTCACCTTCCCACTCCTGCGCCCCGCCCTGCTGCTGACCGCCGTGACCACCGGCATCGGCTATCTGCAGTTCTTCGACGAGCCGTTCGTCATGACCGACGGCGGACCGCTGGACTCCACCCTGTCGGCCACGTTGTACGCCTACAAACAGTTCGGCAACGGCAACTACGAGATGGCCTCGGCCGCCGGCTACGTCATCTTCGTCCTCATCGTTGCGCTGACCGTGCTCCAGTTCCGCGTGCTGCGAGACAAGGACTGA
- a CDS encoding carbohydrate ABC transporter permease, with the protein MSTLSTLRTPQPGTARALRRRRIRQNWGRPWLYLPLAGALLLMIAPFLWMLSGSFKPEADIRRVPPVLIPTAPTTANYGELFSTLDFTSMFANSVIVAVAVTAGNLIFCSMLGYALAKLEFCGQRAVFLLVMGTLMIPGLVTFVPLYVLVSNMQLTGSLLGLILPFLATPFGVFLMRQFISTLPDELIDAARVDGCRELVIFGRIILPLTKPALATLGIITFLGSWNNFLWPLVVAQNESQYTLPVGLALASSGQSFTRFGILLAGAMVVLLPVMIVFLIFQRQFVAGIATTGLK; encoded by the coding sequence ATGAGCACCCTCTCCACTCTCCGAACCCCACAACCGGGCACGGCCCGCGCTCTGAGGCGCCGCCGCATCCGGCAGAACTGGGGCCGGCCCTGGCTGTACCTACCGCTCGCCGGCGCCCTGCTGCTGATGATCGCGCCGTTCCTGTGGATGCTGTCCGGGTCGTTCAAGCCCGAGGCCGACATCCGCAGAGTCCCGCCCGTCCTGATACCCACGGCGCCAACGACCGCCAACTACGGTGAGCTGTTCAGCACGCTCGACTTCACGAGCATGTTCGCCAACTCCGTGATCGTGGCCGTCGCCGTCACCGCCGGGAACCTGATCTTCTGCTCGATGCTCGGATACGCCCTGGCCAAGCTGGAGTTCTGCGGACAGCGCGCCGTTTTCCTGCTGGTCATGGGGACGCTCATGATCCCCGGCCTGGTCACCTTCGTACCGCTGTACGTGCTGGTGTCCAACATGCAGCTGACCGGCTCCCTGCTCGGGCTGATCCTGCCGTTTCTGGCCACCCCCTTCGGGGTGTTCCTGATGCGACAGTTCATCTCCACCCTGCCCGACGAACTCATCGACGCTGCCCGCGTCGACGGCTGCCGCGAACTGGTCATCTTCGGGAGGATCATCCTGCCGCTGACGAAGCCGGCCCTCGCCACGCTCGGGATCATCACCTTCCTCGGCTCCTGGAACAACTTCCTGTGGCCCCTGGTCGTGGCCCAGAACGAGAGCCAGTACACCCTCCCCGTCGGCCTCGCCCTGGCCAGCAGCGGACAGTCCTTCACGCGCTTCGGCATCCTGCTCGCCGGCGCCATGGTCGTCCTGCTGCCGGTGATGATCGTGTTCCTCATCTTCCAGCGCCAGTTCGTGGCCGGTATCGCCACCACCGGCCTGAAGTGA
- a CDS encoding glycoside hydrolase family 3 N-terminal domain-containing protein, translating to MTLPEKVGQLLMLDAQHGDLADIVSAKLAGSVLHVSPGLMPQAMELARQTRLGIPLLTADDGIHGHSFWPGATIFPTQLAMACTWDPALLHRVARVAATEIAATGIHGTFSPVLCITRDLRWGRINETFGEDPFLIGELGAAMVRGYQGEGLSDPTAVLAYAKHFAGYSETLGGRDASEAELSPRKLRSWFLPPFEQAVRAGCRGFMLGYQSIDGVPITANQWLINDVLKGEWGFTGTLVTDWDNVGRMVYDQRICADYAEAAAVAVNSGNDLIMATPQFFEGAQEAVARGLMEEKQIDDAVRRVLRLKFELGLFEDPRAPDPERQARVIGCRAHADLNLETARRSLVLLRNEGILPLEGGLTSDGTGRAVSRDRPRTIAVIGPNADSTEAMLGDWAGATGQVPWMPGGHPRESVETVLDGLRAVAPADWTITYARGADIESPASNSEWSLGPDGQPQPAVFTPAPVDQAQLREATAAAEAADYAVVVVGDTIALTGEVRSTATLDLQGGQIALLDAVAATGTPMIVVLAQSKPSTLPDSALNAAALIEAFNPGMRGGRAAAELLLGLIEPSGRLPVSFARHVGQQPVFYNQVRGQHGERYADLTQAPLFAFGEGLTYTTVTYSDLVVHDPEVPADGTVDATVRLTNSGSRPALETIQAYISDLTTSVTWAEQELKAFTQVEIPPGESLHVRISIPASQCSLVTADNRRVVEPGEFALRVGPSSRREQQLSAEFRIRT from the coding sequence ATGACCCTGCCGGAGAAGGTCGGGCAGCTGCTGATGCTCGACGCGCAACACGGGGACCTGGCGGACATCGTGTCGGCCAAGCTGGCCGGATCGGTCCTGCACGTGTCTCCCGGCCTCATGCCGCAGGCCATGGAACTGGCCCGGCAGACACGGCTCGGCATACCGCTGCTGACAGCCGACGACGGCATCCACGGCCACTCGTTCTGGCCGGGCGCGACCATCTTCCCGACCCAGCTGGCCATGGCCTGTACCTGGGATCCCGCCTTGCTCCACCGGGTGGCCCGCGTGGCCGCGACCGAGATCGCGGCGACCGGTATCCACGGGACATTCTCTCCGGTGCTGTGCATCACCCGGGACCTGCGCTGGGGCCGGATCAACGAGACGTTCGGCGAGGACCCGTTCCTGATCGGTGAACTCGGGGCGGCGATGGTACGCGGCTACCAGGGCGAGGGCCTCAGCGACCCGACAGCCGTGCTGGCATACGCCAAGCACTTCGCTGGCTACTCCGAAACCCTGGGCGGGCGCGACGCGAGCGAAGCCGAGCTCAGCCCACGCAAGCTGCGCTCATGGTTCCTGCCCCCCTTCGAGCAGGCGGTACGGGCCGGCTGCCGCGGCTTCATGCTCGGATATCAGTCGATCGACGGTGTGCCCATCACCGCGAATCAGTGGCTGATCAACGATGTGCTCAAGGGTGAGTGGGGTTTCACCGGCACGCTGGTGACCGACTGGGACAACGTCGGCCGGATGGTCTACGACCAGCGGATCTGCGCCGACTACGCCGAGGCGGCGGCGGTAGCCGTCAACTCCGGGAACGACCTCATCATGGCCACGCCGCAGTTCTTCGAGGGCGCCCAGGAGGCGGTCGCCCGCGGCCTGATGGAAGAGAAGCAGATCGATGACGCGGTACGGCGGGTTCTGCGGCTGAAGTTCGAGCTCGGGCTGTTCGAGGACCCCCGCGCCCCCGACCCCGAGCGGCAGGCGCGGGTGATCGGCTGCCGTGCCCACGCCGACCTCAACCTGGAGACCGCCCGCCGCTCCCTGGTGTTGCTGCGCAACGAGGGGATCCTGCCCCTCGAGGGCGGGCTGACCTCGGACGGAACGGGGCGCGCCGTGAGCCGGGACAGGCCGCGAACGATCGCGGTCATCGGCCCCAACGCCGACAGCACGGAAGCCATGCTCGGCGACTGGGCGGGCGCCACCGGCCAGGTCCCGTGGATGCCCGGAGGACATCCACGCGAGTCGGTGGAGACGGTGCTCGACGGCCTTCGCGCCGTCGCACCGGCCGACTGGACCATCACGTACGCCCGCGGAGCCGACATCGAAAGCCCCGCATCCAACTCCGAGTGGTCCCTCGGGCCCGACGGCCAACCGCAGCCGGCTGTTTTCACCCCCGCCCCGGTCGACCAGGCACAGCTTCGGGAAGCCACCGCCGCCGCGGAGGCCGCCGACTACGCCGTCGTGGTCGTGGGGGACACCATCGCCCTCACCGGCGAGGTGCGTTCCACGGCGACGCTCGACCTCCAAGGCGGCCAGATCGCGCTCCTGGACGCGGTCGCCGCCACCGGCACACCGATGATCGTCGTACTCGCCCAGTCCAAGCCGAGCACCCTCCCGGACTCCGCCCTGAACGCGGCAGCCCTCATCGAGGCGTTCAACCCGGGCATGCGCGGTGGCCGCGCCGCCGCCGAACTCCTTCTCGGACTCATCGAACCCAGCGGCCGGCTCCCGGTCTCCTTCGCACGCCACGTCGGACAGCAACCGGTCTTCTACAACCAGGTGCGAGGCCAGCACGGGGAACGCTACGCGGATCTCACCCAGGCCCCCCTGTTCGCGTTCGGCGAGGGCCTCACCTACACCACGGTCACCTACTCCGACCTGGTCGTGCACGACCCGGAGGTCCCCGCCGACGGCACCGTCGACGCCACGGTGCGGCTCACCAACAGCGGCAGCCGCCCGGCCCTGGAAACGATCCAGGCGTACATCAGCGACCTGACCACCAGCGTCACCTGGGCCGAGCAGGAGCTGAAGGCTTTCACCCAGGTTGAAATACCTCCCGGCGAAAGCCTGCACGTCCGCATCAGCATCCCTGCCTCCCAGTGCTCTCTCGTCACAGCTGACAACCGCCGAGTGGTCGAACCAGGCGAGTTCGCACTCCGTGTCGGCCCCAGCTCACGGCGGGAGCAGCAGCTGAGCGCGGAATTCCGCATCCGGACCTGA
- a CDS encoding glycoside hydrolase family 32 protein: MSTTPRDPHRPVAHLRPPRNWINDPNGLVFHDGHYHACYQYNPYGATHANVHWGHFRSPDLLTWEPLPIALSPTPGGVDANGCFSGNAVSDGDRLVAFYSAHREDRSFQHQPVTCAVSHDGGNSFSPRGELLIPEWPDGCTMYRDPYVWRDGDGWRMLVGAALADGRAAALLYDSPDLENWTYRGPFAAREKEPISGTDLDTGEGWECPQYLPAADGRGALILSAWTEPTGPMSVAALIGEEYDGHFRAGPPLPADHGPDCYAPALLRAPGDRWLLWGWSWEARDEDWAVADGWAGVLTLPREIHVDDDGTLRQQPATELLALRGEHTIHATGAMYGPQPVDLGSVGHAFDLTARMEPTGNAGLRLLTTPDGSEYLDIRLDTDTGELVVDRDHASRDPRARGGSYRMPCRADRPVDLRVVVDHSIAEIFLTTTGQVLTLRFYPTGEGPWRLEARSAPGTRLGFAVDAWELHPLVIKEPSTGTAEPAKTSP, from the coding sequence GTGTCCACCACACCCCGCGATCCGCACCGCCCCGTGGCGCACCTGCGCCCGCCCCGCAACTGGATCAACGACCCCAACGGGCTGGTCTTCCACGACGGCCACTACCACGCGTGCTACCAGTACAACCCGTACGGAGCGACCCACGCGAACGTGCACTGGGGCCACTTCCGCAGCCCCGACCTGCTGACCTGGGAGCCGCTGCCGATCGCCCTGTCCCCGACCCCCGGTGGTGTGGACGCCAACGGCTGCTTCTCCGGCAACGCCGTCTCCGATGGCGACCGGCTCGTCGCCTTCTACTCCGCGCACCGCGAGGACCGCTCGTTCCAGCACCAGCCCGTCACCTGCGCCGTTTCCCACGACGGCGGCAACAGCTTCAGCCCGCGGGGCGAACTGCTCATCCCCGAGTGGCCCGACGGCTGCACCATGTACCGCGACCCGTACGTCTGGCGGGACGGCGACGGCTGGCGGATGCTGGTCGGCGCCGCCCTCGCGGACGGCCGCGCCGCCGCCCTCCTGTACGACTCACCCGACCTGGAGAACTGGACCTACCGGGGGCCCTTCGCGGCCCGCGAGAAGGAGCCGATCAGCGGGACCGACCTGGACACCGGCGAGGGCTGGGAATGCCCCCAGTACCTCCCGGCGGCCGACGGACGCGGCGCCCTCATCCTCAGCGCATGGACCGAACCCACCGGCCCGATGAGCGTCGCAGCCCTGATCGGCGAAGAGTACGACGGCCACTTCAGGGCCGGCCCACCGCTACCCGCCGACCACGGCCCCGACTGCTACGCACCCGCCCTGCTGCGCGCACCGGGCGACCGGTGGCTGCTGTGGGGCTGGTCATGGGAAGCCCGCGACGAAGACTGGGCCGTCGCGGACGGATGGGCCGGCGTCCTCACCCTGCCCCGCGAGATCCATGTCGACGACGACGGCACCCTGCGCCAGCAGCCCGCCACCGAACTGCTCGCCCTGCGCGGCGAACACACCATCCACGCCACAGGAGCGATGTACGGCCCGCAGCCTGTGGACCTCGGCAGCGTGGGCCACGCCTTCGACCTGACGGCCCGCATGGAGCCGACCGGCAACGCCGGTCTGCGGCTGCTCACCACCCCGGACGGCTCCGAGTACCTCGACATCCGCCTCGATACCGACACGGGCGAACTGGTCGTCGACCGCGACCACGCCTCACGGGACCCCCGGGCCCGCGGCGGCTCCTACCGGATGCCCTGCCGGGCAGACCGGCCCGTCGACCTGCGCGTGGTCGTCGACCACTCCATCGCCGAAATCTTCCTGACCACCACCGGCCAGGTTCTCACCCTGCGCTTCTACCCCACAGGGGAGGGCCCGTGGCGACTTGAGGCCCGCAGCGCACCTGGTACGCGTCTCGGCTTCGCGGTCGACGCGTGGGAGCTGCACCCGCTCGTGATCAAGGAGCCGAGCACCGGCACCGCAGAGCCGGCGAAGACGTCGCCGTAG
- a CDS encoding discoidin domain-containing protein, translating into MSSYGLGRRQFLATAVGVAAAWTQVSGNAVAAPQLKQAARGNFVRVWLTDVSADKWVAGQSDVLFQAKRTANPLTIKIDDSVKYQKVQGFGAAMTDSSAWLIDKLSTAERTKLMNKLFDPSKGIGLSLLRSPMGATDFNASGNYSYNDMPAGQTDPTLSNFSIQHDAPYIIPALRQALSLNPSIKIMANPWSPPGWMKTSDSMIGGTLKSEYTSALANYFVKFIQAYGEAGVPIAYISPQNEPMGTPTWPGMFLSAYQESELIQEIGKAFEANGISTKILAWDHNWDVPSYPETIFSDPAAAKYTAGTGWHIYSGNPNYQTLVHNDYPNKETYITEATGGIWQDSKQTAFSEALGTWIIKGTRNWANGVMLWNIALDPDMGPLNSDTDGIPMLRGLLTIDPADGRVSYNVDYYALAHASRFVKPGARRIYSNTFGEGSIENVAFQNPDGSKVLIAYNSGSAAKTFSVADGTHSFDYTLNAGDAVTFTYSGPEQSGRTPAATKVSDPTHDFTFKSTSGPVTVTYDPALLPYQNAIRNGNKLVTYSLPIGASVEATGRALSRSKWTATASAQADWGVAANAIDGDINTLWSLGHGTTSGDWFQIDLGSPTSFNKIVLDTGVNNSFDYVTKYQIYVSNDGADWGSAIANGSGGIGKTAVTLPTRTARYIRIVSAATSGFWWAIGDINVYGSSRGTGSITAPAAVSKGLQVKTWTSKEGTQVTVVFNGTAGSKSFKISTDGSYTYTLPSGTSAMFTTKKLSSFPTSVFSGLTPNRGIPRAEFTIRGSGFGDAQGLGTVYFGSSYAEIGSWSDTSISAYVPKGLPSGKVTVSVKGTSGVDAGGSSFDVIDLGPALPRTGWTATASDANQWDAPGSMLDGDSGTRYSSGTGQYDGLWVQVDMGQTQTFNKIVLDVGGSVSDYARTADVYVSTEGTDWTKVSSVADGQRVHLVSFPTQTARYIKVVNTDNVARSWWSIAEFNVYN; encoded by the coding sequence ATGAGCTCGTACGGTCTCGGACGACGCCAGTTCCTGGCCACCGCTGTCGGTGTCGCCGCCGCCTGGACCCAGGTTTCCGGGAACGCCGTTGCCGCCCCGCAGCTGAAGCAGGCCGCACGTGGCAATTTCGTGCGTGTCTGGCTGACGGACGTGTCGGCCGACAAATGGGTTGCTGGCCAAAGCGATGTGCTGTTCCAGGCGAAGAGAACAGCCAACCCGCTGACGATCAAGATCGACGACAGCGTCAAGTACCAAAAGGTCCAAGGCTTCGGGGCGGCTATGACCGATTCCTCCGCCTGGCTCATCGACAAGCTGTCCACTGCTGAGCGGACCAAGCTGATGAACAAGCTGTTTGATCCCTCGAAGGGCATCGGCCTCAGCCTGCTCCGCTCTCCGATGGGCGCCACGGATTTCAACGCGTCCGGGAACTACTCCTACAATGACATGCCGGCGGGACAAACGGATCCGACGCTGTCCAACTTCTCCATCCAGCATGATGCGCCGTACATCATTCCGGCATTGCGGCAGGCCCTCTCGCTCAATCCGTCCATCAAAATCATGGCCAACCCGTGGAGCCCGCCAGGCTGGATGAAGACCTCCGACTCCATGATAGGAGGCACTCTCAAGAGCGAGTACACGTCAGCGCTGGCCAACTACTTCGTAAAGTTCATCCAAGCCTACGGCGAAGCCGGCGTGCCCATCGCCTACATTTCGCCGCAAAATGAGCCCATGGGAACTCCCACCTGGCCCGGCATGTTCCTGTCCGCTTACCAGGAGTCCGAGTTGATCCAGGAGATCGGCAAGGCGTTCGAGGCCAACGGAATTTCTACGAAGATTCTGGCGTGGGACCACAACTGGGATGTGCCCTCGTACCCCGAGACCATTTTCAGCGACCCCGCTGCCGCCAAGTACACCGCGGGAACCGGATGGCACATCTACAGCGGCAACCCGAACTACCAGACTCTGGTCCACAACGACTACCCGAATAAAGAAACCTACATCACGGAAGCCACCGGAGGCATTTGGCAGGACAGCAAGCAGACAGCGTTCAGCGAAGCACTCGGTACGTGGATCATCAAGGGCACGCGCAATTGGGCGAACGGGGTGATGCTGTGGAACATCGCACTCGACCCCGATATGGGTCCGCTCAACAGCGACACCGACGGTATACCCATGCTTCGGGGCTTGCTCACGATCGATCCGGCCGACGGAAGGGTTTCCTACAATGTGGACTACTACGCCCTCGCTCACGCCAGCAGGTTCGTCAAACCTGGAGCGCGTCGGATCTACTCGAACACCTTCGGGGAAGGAAGCATAGAGAACGTTGCGTTCCAGAACCCGGACGGATCGAAGGTCCTGATCGCGTACAACTCGGGAAGCGCAGCGAAAACCTTCAGCGTTGCCGACGGGACGCACTCTTTCGACTACACCCTGAACGCCGGCGACGCCGTCACCTTCACGTACTCCGGACCTGAGCAGAGCGGCCGTACCCCTGCAGCGACCAAGGTCTCGGATCCGACACACGACTTTACGTTCAAGTCGACGTCCGGTCCGGTTACTGTCACGTACGATCCGGCACTACTGCCCTATCAAAATGCAATCCGTAACGGAAACAAGCTGGTCACGTATTCCCTGCCGATCGGAGCTTCTGTAGAGGCGACAGGAAGGGCGCTGAGCCGTAGCAAGTGGACCGCCACGGCTTCGGCGCAGGCGGATTGGGGTGTGGCCGCGAACGCGATAGACGGTGACATCAATACACTGTGGAGTCTCGGGCATGGGACGACGAGTGGCGACTGGTTCCAGATCGATCTGGGAAGCCCTACGAGCTTCAATAAGATCGTCCTCGACACGGGCGTAAACAATTCGTTCGACTACGTCACTAAGTATCAGATATATGTGTCGAACGATGGTGCCGATTGGGGCAGCGCGATTGCAAACGGCAGCGGAGGCATAGGAAAGACAGCCGTCACATTGCCGACACGGACGGCCCGGTACATTCGCATCGTCAGTGCCGCGACATCCGGTTTCTGGTGGGCCATCGGTGACATCAACGTGTACGGGTCTTCGCGTGGAACCGGTTCGATCACAGCTCCGGCAGCGGTATCAAAGGGCCTCCAGGTGAAGACCTGGACCAGCAAGGAAGGGACGCAGGTTACCGTAGTATTCAACGGGACCGCTGGAAGTAAGAGTTTCAAGATATCCACCGACGGCTCGTATACTTATACGCTGCCGAGCGGGACCTCGGCGATGTTCACAACCAAGAAGTTGTCGAGCTTCCCGACGTCGGTCTTCAGCGGTTTGACGCCGAATCGAGGCATACCGCGCGCCGAGTTCACGATTCGCGGTTCTGGTTTCGGTGACGCGCAGGGATTGGGCACGGTGTATTTCGGATCAAGCTATGCCGAAATAGGTAGCTGGTCGGACACGAGCATCAGCGCTTACGTTCCCAAGGGGCTTCCGTCGGGGAAGGTTACGGTTTCTGTGAAGGGAACCAGTGGAGTGGATGCAGGTGGATCTTCGTTCGACGTCATCGATCTAGGTCCTGCGCTGCCGCGGACGGGCTGGACCGCAACGGCTTCGGACGCAAATCAGTGGGATGCGCCCGGAAGCATGCTCGATGGCGATTCTGGTACTCGGTACAGCTCCGGAACGGGGCAGTACGACGGCCTCTGGGTCCAAGTGGACATGGGGCAGACGCAGACGTTCAACAAGATTGTGCTGGACGTCGGCGGCAGTGTCAGCGACTATGCGCGGACCGCAGACGTATACGTATCCACGGAGGGAACCGACTGGACCAAGGTTTCTTCCGTAGCAGACGGCCAACGAGTCCACCTGGTCTCCTTCCCGACGCAGACAGCTCGCTACATCAAGGTCGTCAATACCGACAATGTTGCGCGTAGCTGGTGGTCAATCGCAGAATTCAACGTCTACAACTGA
- a CDS encoding biotin transporter BioY produces MATATLQPLTRPGVLADRIPGSALLRDTLLVTGGAGLTGLAAQVSLQTPLSPVPFTLQTLAVLLTGAALGTARGAASMVLYLAAGAAGVPWFADHSHGAGGPAFGYIVGFVLAALLVGELARRGNDRSVVGTIGLMALGNTVIYLTGATWLALHLHLGLQDAIAKGVTPFLVTDALKTAVAAGLLPLAWRGVARIRP; encoded by the coding sequence ATGGCCACTGCCACCCTCCAGCCTCTGACCCGGCCGGGAGTACTCGCCGACCGCATCCCGGGTTCGGCCCTGCTCCGCGACACTCTCCTTGTCACCGGCGGCGCCGGTCTCACCGGCCTCGCCGCGCAGGTCTCCCTCCAGACCCCGCTCAGCCCGGTCCCCTTCACCCTCCAGACCCTGGCCGTCCTCCTCACCGGCGCGGCACTCGGCACCGCACGCGGGGCCGCTTCGATGGTCCTCTACCTCGCCGCGGGCGCCGCCGGAGTCCCCTGGTTCGCCGACCACAGCCATGGCGCAGGCGGCCCGGCCTTCGGCTACATCGTCGGTTTCGTCCTCGCCGCCCTGCTCGTCGGCGAACTCGCCCGCCGCGGCAACGACCGCAGCGTCGTCGGCACCATCGGCCTGATGGCCCTCGGCAATACCGTCATCTACCTGACCGGAGCCACCTGGCTGGCCCTGCACCTGCACCTCGGCCTCCAGGACGCCATCGCGAAGGGCGTCACCCCCTTCCTGGTCACCGACGCCCTCAAGACAGCGGTGGCGGCGGGACTGCTGCCACTGGCGTGGCGGGGAGTGGCACGCATCCGTCCGTGA
- a CDS encoding biotin/lipoyl-binding carrier protein, producing the protein MAQQITADLAANVWKVLVTEGSVVAVGDQLAILESMKMEIPVEADTAGTVTKLAISEGDVLEEGALIAEIS; encoded by the coding sequence ATGGCCCAGCAGATCACCGCAGACCTCGCCGCCAACGTATGGAAGGTGCTGGTCACCGAGGGCAGCGTCGTCGCCGTCGGCGACCAGCTCGCGATCCTCGAATCGATGAAGATGGAGATCCCCGTCGAGGCGGACACCGCGGGCACCGTCACCAAGCTCGCCATCAGCGAGGGCGACGTCCTCGAAGAGGGCGCCCTGATCGCCGAGATCTCCTGA